Proteins from one Gimesia maris genomic window:
- a CDS encoding MazG nucleotide pyrophosphohydrolase domain-containing protein, with translation MSETPQPPSSASTNEGKQQQNALSLSDFQSVIHKMFYEKDQSRGIEGTFMWFMEEVGELSSALRDNTDRENLEEEFADVLAWLATMANVAGVDLEQAVSRKYVQGCPRCHQIVCTCDLAWKP, from the coding sequence GTGAGCGAAACGCCCCAGCCCCCCTCTTCAGCCTCTACCAATGAGGGTAAGCAACAGCAGAATGCCTTGTCGTTGTCTGACTTTCAGTCGGTGATCCATAAGATGTTCTACGAAAAAGATCAGTCGCGGGGCATTGAAGGGACCTTTATGTGGTTCATGGAAGAGGTGGGAGAATTATCCTCGGCGCTGCGGGATAATACGGACCGGGAGAATCTGGAAGAGGAATTCGCCGATGTGCTGGCCTGGCTGGCGACCATGGCGAATGTTGCGGGAGTGGATCTGGAACAGGCGGTATCCCGCAAGTATGTTCAGGGCTGCCCCCGCTGTCATCAGATCGTTTGTACCTGTGATCTGGCCTGGAAGCCC